The window CAAATTATACATGTAAGTTGACAATGACAAGTGATACATGCAAACATAACACAGAAGCTAGGCAAACTAGGCTGTCAAACTATTAAATACTTACAAATAAActaatgaaatgaatgaaacagaaaGCAATAGAAAACAGTGAACAAGTTGACGCATTAACTGTAACAAACCTTTTCTAGCTTGAACAGGTTTGTAGACAGCTCCCCATACATTTCCGCATTGAAGTTTGCCTGTGATCTGTGGTGCACAACgtttctgaaataaaatatactctGAATTAGCTGTCATGTAAATTTGGCATACAAGTGAATCAGGTTTTAGCTAATGGGAATAGACCACAATCAATGTATCATGTTACTGCAATAAATGTACAGACTAAGAGTAGTAAAATAGCCTTAATATTTAACATAATTTGATGCAGtttgaaaaatatacagtgtCTTGCGAAATAATCAAAATCATTGTCAATTCTCCCATATTACTGAATTCTAAATCTGGTCATTTCGATccgtttgatattttattttaaaacacaaactcaaaacaaaatattgtatgGTGATATTGGTTTCTataatgtgaaatgtttgtaatgtaaaattaaaataatgttgcTTGTCTAAATATTCAACCCCTACACATATTTGGTAGAGCCACCTTACACTGCCATGAAAGCTTCAAATCTTTCAGAAAGTATGTCACATATTCACCACTTTGGTATAGAGGCAATCCAGTGTTGCTTTGGCCTCATGCTTGGCATCATTGTCCTGCTCAAAGGGGAACTTCCTCCCAAGCATACGTTTTGTAGTGTACTCTTCCTACATCACAGCTTGATCACTAATGCCTTTAGATCGTAATGGCTTCTTTCTTGACACCCACCATTACAGGCCTGTTTTAAGCAGAGGTCTTCATATCATTGATCAGTTCTCTACTCCCAGTTACAGAGCTCTGTAGTTCATTCAAAGTGATTCTTGACCTCACAGTGGCTTCTCTCACAAGTCTACTTGTTTAAATGCTGAGTTTTAAGGGACAGACCATTCTTAATTGTGCCTGGGTGATGTGAAGCAGTTTACAATCTGTACTTGAATCCTTCAGATTGATAGCCTGACTAAGGTCCCTTCAACAGTGGATTTgttatccagaaaatgtgacagcaaatTGAATGGTCCACAGCTGGAGACCAATGGTAAGGTAAAGGTGTCCTCCTAAGGGCAATTTCTTTTGTGTGTCAACTGGCATCACAGGTGTTGAATACTTACTTGCAAGGAACATCTTTCTGTTCTTAATGTTTACTTACACATATTTCACAACATGAAACCCTGTCAACATACAAAACTTGATTTTGAGTATATAAAACAGAACACAATGTCAATTACCATTTGTAACTCAGTAATATGAGTGAATTGGCCAGGGATCTGTCATGACTTTTCTATAGGATAATTGTATTTTTGGACATTTTATGTTTGAGAATTCATCCTAGACAAGCATTCATAAAtgagttttcttaatttgtaATGTGATATTACAAATATCATACTTAATAACACCATTGTCAGTATTCCATGGCTTCTCTGACTGGATTGCATTGCTAATctataaattattttcacagaAAAAGAGTTTTAAATGGCAGCTCATACTCATTGTGTGCATACTCCCCCATGGGACCCAATGAGTTCAGCCTCTTCTCAAGAGCCACAATCTTGAAGGCCATGTAACACGAGGACAGGACAAGGACAATTACTCTGGAAAAAGATAAACACCTGATGAGGACTGAAATCACCAGCAATATTTTTGCCGATAATAAGCTAAAGAATTATTCACTTTTTACTCCTATTGGTGCGTCATCtcccacacaacaaaaacatatgAACAGAAACCCAATCCCAAAACCAACTAAACAGAGGCCAGGACGAATCAGCCAATTCACTTAACTTGTTTTGCCATGCTTGACAACTAGTGAAAATATTTGCTACGTGACTCGTCAGATGACTCCATAACCACCTTGGAATCATAATGAAAGGTTTACTCACAGGAAAAGATAGACGAGCAGAAGTGTGTTTAACGACACCGGCTGTAGTGACTTCACTTTGTGTACAACCCCCTGGATAGGCTTGGTGGGCCCTAGagttgaaacaaaaacagtgttGACAATGACAACGGAGGAGTTTTCTTTTCCTGAAAAAGCGAAACAAATCTTAAACACTAGCATAACTAGAATCTTTAACATAGTATACTTCTATTATTGCCTTAATCTTGAGAATACATTCCCTCTGGGTAATAATATAAGGACACAAAAGAATAAACAGTCTAGTTGTTGTAACTGTGCTCCTGTGTAAGGGTCTCATACCATTCTGGTGGCCAGCGGCATGCTTTTGGTTGGGGGTCTGGAGGTGGATGTCTGCATGCACTGCCACTTCTCCGTTCTTCATTGCACTCAGGAACGTGTCAGGGATGCTGGGGAAGTCTGCCCAAACACAGAATGCTCTCTGAACACTGCAGGCTAAATTGAGTAAATATTTAACATTGCTTACAGCATTGCTTTTCCTTTCAAAATGCCAGATGAGGTCTTGTAAATAGATTCCAAATCAGGTTTACCTCTGAATATGGCTTGAAACAATCAGGATGTTCTCATCCAATTGTCAAACTAATCTCTTCAAAaggtaaattatattttacaacaGTCCaatattatttcacattttccattCTCTGCATAGATATAGAACTAATTGACTATTCCATGAAAAGGGTTTATTCTTGCATTCAGTCATTTTAAATTTAGGTTCACACTCTGCCTTTCTAAATTATTCATGGAATTAGCATTCTATTAGATTCCAGATTGACTTGTATCTTTTGGATGGTGTGAACTACAATCCCgtttgggacactgtgtaaaatttaaagatgcaatgatgtgcaaatcatttaaactttatattcagtagaaaacaGTGAATGAATGccgcatgttatcagaaaatactggcagacaatttgcattcatctacacgaaagctgcacatgagacactcttggactttccagcatgacaatgaccctaagcacaaggccaagttgacactccagtggttTCAGCTGAAacagttgaaggttctggagtggccatcacagtctcctgaccttaatgtcattgagccactctggggagatctaaAAACGTGCGGTTCAAGCAAGActaccaaagactttgcatgacctggaggcattttgccaagacgaatgggcagctataccacctcatagacaactactacaaaagaatgcaaactgtcattgatgctaaagggggccaTATACATTATTAAGAACTAATTATATGCAGACTTTTGGGGccaattcatttttgttttatgattgtgccattctgttgtgacctacagttgaatgtgaatcccataagaaataaaagacgtgttttgcctgctcactcatgttttctttacaaatcatacatatattaccaactctccaagggtatgcaaacttgagcacaactgtaaatacaTACCATAAAACTGACTCAGACCAGTGGTTAGGGTAATACTAATGGAAAAACAGCAAAGTGTGGGACAACGTATACTGATGGCTTCTTTCTAATGATGTAACATTCCTGTGTGATCCGCAATGTAATCCTTTAACCTCTGCCACCTGGGAGGGAGAACCCACCCGCCATTTTCTCATAGTCTGGGGTCTGGGAGCCTGAGCTGCTGCTCTCTAGCATGTCCTGCCTCCTCTGTCGCACCACACCGTCCAGGTCTGAGAAGTCTCCAGAGAAAACCTAGATACACAGAATATATGAATTCATCTTATACACAAAATGTCcccttgaaataaaaaaaatgtgtgtagatCATGGGTGTACAGAAGAAACCATTACAATAACACACACGGTTACATAAAAAGGCAACTGTGTCAGCACTGACCAGAGGAAGTGACGAGGAACATTCGCCACTGAAGCTGTTCTCGGCTGAGGAAGTAATAAGGCTGCCCCCAGTATGGTCCCCCTACAATGGTGTTCAATGAGTTAAACTTGCAAAGGCACACTGCACAATGCTAATGCTATGTTGTCTCCGCCTGAGGGTCAGTGCAACGTGTTCGATCTATTCATTCACGTGTCGCAGACGACATCTCTGGccctactgttttttttttacagaccttctgtgaatgtgttttcttgtactattttcaaaatGGCATTGATTGGCACATGAAGAGACCTAAAACAATTCCAAGTATAGACGTAATTACGGCAATGACATAATGTACATACCTACACAATATGTAGCATACAGTTCTGCAGCACATGAATACCAAGGCTGCAATCAGCTATCACTAATATTGAACGGCAAATGTGGGGGACAAAAGATTTACTGACACCTTGTTTCATTTTATATTAAGCCTATAAAGCTTATTTTGTTCGCTGATCGGATTAGTATAGAACAAAAGAAGACTATTTCAAACCAAATTTGGACAAATagaaataactgaaaaaaggaaaacaaggaaCTTACATCCAGATGAACACAGATGGATTTCAGGAGTTTATATGTTGTATCTCTCGATAGGAATGAGGCAAATACATGCTGCAAAAATTATTCACATGACAAATGTCATGAtaacaatataataaaaaagtGATATTACAAGTAATTGCCcagtgaaacatttaaattaaagttGATATTTAGTTATAATGATGTTGTACAACTACATGTGGCCAAGGCTAAAATTGGGAgtaaaaacacttcaaaaacactacacaaaatgtatatctcaAACACACCGTTTGAAAAATTAACTGAAGGATGGCAGTATTCTCAAGGAATTTAACctggccaatcagcattctagggaaggatgagctggccaatcagccgACTACTTACAGTGGCTTGGAAAGACCCCTGAACTaactccacattttgttgtgttacagccTACATTTATAATAGATTTtcttttgccatcaatctacatacaatacccaataacaacaaaatgtaaaagtcACACTAGAAGTTGAGCTgaaatgcatcctgtgtcctttgatcattctTGAGATGTCTCTAAAATGTGATTGCAGTCCATCTTTGGCaatttcaattgattggacatgatttagaaaggcacgcCTGTCAGTATAAAATCCCAGACTTCATAGTGCATATCTTGACTAAAAatcaagccatgaagtccaaggaactagTGGATCTCAGAGATGTGTGATAAAGGTTATATAA is drawn from Esox lucius isolate fEsoLuc1 chromosome 14, fEsoLuc1.pri, whole genome shotgun sequence and contains these coding sequences:
- the LOC105015141 gene encoding GRAM domain-containing protein 2B, translated to MVLMSEQPERALTPLSSPEQVVNSVKPVRKDSRGIQSTSEAENGGEDRPKRSASGRSAGATQLSVDTESDMSETRKKPPLMRFKAVEQLSPMQTQSDSETKFEGRKKSQSSQISKTNAQYHKIFKEISKDELLKQSYTCALQKDMLYQGKMFVSDNWICFHSKVFGKDTKIAIPVLSVTYIKKTKTAILVPNALVITTTNERHVFASFLSRDTTYKLLKSICVHLDGDHTGGSLITSSAENSFSGECSSSLPLVFSGDFSDLDGVVRQRRQDMLESSSSGSQTPDYEKMADFPSIPDTFLSAMKNGEVAVHADIHLQTPNQKHAAGHQNGPTKPIQGVVHKVKSLQPVSLNTLLLVYLFLVIVLVLSSCYMAFKIVALEKRLNSLGPMGEYAHNENVVHHRSQANFNAEMYGELSTNLFKLEKIQRNLRKLLEET